In Plasmodium gaboni strain SY75 chromosome 14, whole genome shotgun sequence, one genomic interval encodes:
- a CDS encoding copper transporter, whose product MCKNIYVYIILILKLFIVLANKGDNSTCNPSVKISCAHNCCKNKLSFMYNCWKHYDKYSNIIKENLQKEEDTVVQLQDNDNIDIVEHAEAMPMSFQLTTHTIILFNKWETKTALSYYISLVLCFFFGIISVGLKVVRLNVEHSLPKTNDTNIFKSLVLLKNNSYRMLLSFVIYSWDYLLMLIVMTFNVGLFVAVVLGLSFGFLIFGNKFVSSKKCSSDDLDVHKDFTADPACCGC is encoded by the exons atgtgtaagaatatatatgtctatattattttaatattaaaattattcattGTCCTAGCTAACAAAGGTGACAATAGTACTTGTAATCCATCTGTTAAAATATCATGTGCTCACAATTGTTGTAAgaataaattatcatttatgTATAATTGTTGGAAACACTATGATAAATatagtaatataataaaagagaatttacaaaaagaagaagataCAGTTGTTCAATTACAagataatgataatattgatattGTCGAACATGCTGAAGCTATGCCAATGTCCTTTCAATTGACTACACACacaattattttatttaataaatggGAAACAAAAACG GCCCTCTCTTACTATATATCGTTGGTTTTATGTTTCTTCTTTGGTATAATATCAGTAGGACTTAAAGTCGTCAGATTAAATGTTGAACATTCCTTACCAAAGACGAATgatacaaatatatttaagagcttagttttattaaaaaataattccTATAGAATGTTATTATCATTCGTAATATATTCATGGGATTATTTACTTATGCTTATAGTTATGACATTTAATGTTGGTTTATTTGTAGCTGTTGTTTTAGGTTTATCATTTGgatttttaatatttggAAATAAATTTGTATCATCCAAAAAATGCTCATCAGATGATTTAGATGTTCATAAAGATTTTACTGCTGACCCCGCTTGTTGTGGATgttaa
- a CDS encoding hypothetical protein (conserved Plasmodium protein, unknown function), translating to MEDFTNYKEMNSYPDGTYIMPNKMENMYCCNLDTTPNFDEKYYNTEYVLPNNMSMPMWNNYNLNISNYNSAPQISEELIPNQLYSTMDDPSVGNTNYGTLNLRLCNKDRIFNANNERYGNVHENNMIRYQRSDMNNNAPRINRRSDFPRNTCHAKKNFKKNMLYDKYNRTRREPPFNMDMYGRNPNRNFSCNCLYIYRKIYKNRYDVVEMKQVHSELIYLIIKYLYYERILPEANEIKRKINKYFPDCTILNNNFINICKDDILDIFHTIKNDSQEKEDKKSKNYYKKTYNNENTCIYIKGISRDFFINPNDDNENISSYIPLIFIHIIDRFRLQSNDNNHKGGRYILAETLKHTGPYIFRTMKLGRIIHILQKCIDLNILSYFNNNIIPIFTSTSISKTYVSRLHVNQTPALKSHKENSINLIKSRISYLLYSFSEDKTKSKGFSLSRLPLIYKNVYKESINIDQIGYSKLTEFINNEMSDICYISTQHKFQCILLPVMEDDQKHRDKNAKLRKEEELKKSLEYIKNYRWERCISYLHYSNRLKDMNIEFELEYNYCNPTLEKLKKDMYFYREQEDNEQGNIQNEKPNNKTNDIPLLLPLDVFNLPSTYDMYDSYYKSSTYYSKDENEDKAKIKFPDNSQNKYDIMYDFKKCENTNISVEESINLNHMYYNFPSSYYVFNYLFNDYVEDLTVVDPIRIQSKT from the exons ATGGAGGACTTCACTAATTACAAGGAAATGAATTCATATCCTGATGGGACATATATAATGCCTAATAAGATGGAAAATATGTATTGCTGCAATTTGGATACCACTCCCAATTTtgatgaaaaatattacaacACAGAATACGTGCTTCCTAATAATATGTCTATGCCTATGTGGAATAATTacaatttaaatatttctaatTATAATAGTGCTCCACAAATTTCCGAGGAATTAATCCCGAATCAATTATATTCAACAATGGATGATCCTTCTGTAGGAAACACAAATTATGGAACCTTAAATTTAAGATTGTGTAACAAGGACAGGATATTCAATGCAAATAATGAAAGATATGGAAATGTACATGAAAACAATATGATTAGGTATCAACGCTCCgatatgaataataatgCTCCAAGGATTAATCGCAGATCAGATTTTCCTAGAAATACTTGTCATGcgaaaaaaaattttaaaaaaaatatgctatatgataaatataatagGACAAGAAGAGAACCCCCATTTAATATGGATATGTATGGAAGAAATCCGAATAGGAATTTTTCCTGtaattgtttatatatttataggAAGATTTACAAAAATAGATATGATGTTGTTGAAATGAAACAAGTACATAGCGAATTAATATATCTCATTATCAAATATCTATACTATGAGAGAATATTACCTGAAGctaatgaaataaaaagaaaaattaataaatattttccAGATTGTACTATATTGAATAACAACttcattaatatttgtaaaGACGATATACTAGATATATTTCATACAATCAAAAATGACTCACAGgaaaaagaagataaaaaatcaaaaaactattacaaaaaaacatataataatgaaaatacatgtatttatattaaagGAATTTCCAGAGATTTTTTCATCAATCctaatgatgataatgaaaatatatcttcCTATATTCCATTAATCtttattcatatcattGATAGATTTAGACTTCAATCCA ATGATAATAACCACAAAGGAGGAAGATATATCCTAGCGGAGACCTTAAAACACACAGGACCCTATATTTTCAGGACAATGAAATTAGGAAGGatcatacatatattacAGAAATGCATAGatttgaatattttatcctattttaataataacattattCCTATATTTACTTCCACATCCATTTCCAAAACCTATGTATCCAGATTGCATGTTAATCAAACACCTGCCTTGAAAAGCCATAAGGAAAATTCAATTAACTTAATAAAAAGTAGGATTAgttatttattatatagtTTTTCAGAGGATAAAACAAAATCCAAAG gATTTTCCCTTAGCAGATTGCCCttaatatacaaaaatgTGTACAAGGAAAGTATAAATATCGATCAAATAGGATATTCAAAATTGACGGAATTTATTAACAATGAGATGAGTGATATCTGTTACATTTCTACCCAGCATAAGTTTCAGTGCATATTATTGCCTGTTATGGAAGAT GATCAAAAACACAGAGATAAGAATGCAAAGTTAAGAAAAGAAGAGGAATTAAAGAAATCCTTAGAGTACATCAAAAATTATAGATGGGAACGTTGTATATCCTATTTGCATTATTCTAACCGCTTAAAAGATATGAATATAGAATTTGAATTGgaatataattattgtAACCCTACTTTAGAGAAGTTAAAAAAGgatatgtatttttatagaGAACAGGAGGATAATGAACAAGgaaatatacaaaatgagaaaccaaataataaaacaaatgaCATACCTTTATTATTACCTTTGGATGTATTCAATTTACCATCAACTTATGATATGTATgattcatattataaatcATCCACATATTATAGTAAGGAcgaaaatgaagataagGCAAAGATTAAATTTCCTGATAATTCGCAAAACAAATATGACATTATGTAtgattttaaaaaatgCGAAAATACTAACATATCTGTGGAAGAATCAATTAATTTAAAtcatatgtattataaCTTTCCTTCTTCATATTACGTCTTCAACTATTTATTTAACGATTATGTGGAAGATTTAACTGTGGTAGATCCAATAAGAATACAATCAAAAACTTAG
- a CDS encoding thioredoxin peroxidase 1, which yields MASYVGREAPYFKAEAVFADNTFGEVNLHDFIGKKYVLLYFYPLDFTFVCPSEIIALDKALDSFKERNVELIGCSVDSKYTHLAWKKTPLAKGGIGNIQHTLISDITKSISRSYNVLFGDSVSLRAFVLIDKQGVVQHLLVNNLAIGRSVEEVLRIIDAVQHHEQHGDVCPANWKKGKVAMKPSEEGVSEYLSKL from the coding sequence ATGGCATCATATGTAGGAAGAGAAGCCCCTTATTTCAAAGCTGAAGCAGTTTTTGCAGATAACACATTTGGAGAAGTAAATTTACATGATTTTATTGGAAAgaaatatgtattattatatttttatccACTAGATTTTACGTTTGTATGTCCATCTGAAATCATTGCATTAGATAAGGCTCTTGATTCATTTAAAGAAAGGAATGTTGAATTAATAGGATGTAGTGTAGATAGTAAATATACTCATTTGGCATGGAAAAAAACACCATTAGCTAAAGGAGGTATAGGAAATATCCAACATACATTAATATCTGATATTACTAAAAGTATATCTAGAAGTTATAATGTGTTGTTTGGTGATAGTGTATCCTTAAGAGCATTTGTATTAATTGACAAGCAAGGTGTTGTTCAACATTTACTTGTTAATAATTTAGCAATTGGTAGATCAGTTGAAGAAGTTTTAAGAATTATTGATGCGGTACAACACCATGAACAACATGGAGATGTCTGCCCAGCTAACTGGAAAAAAGGAAAGGTAGCCATGAAACCATCAGAAGAAGGTGTTAGTGAATATTTATCCAAGTTATAA